The Thermosynechococcus sp. genome has a segment encoding these proteins:
- the larC gene encoding nickel pincer cofactor biosynthesis protein LarC: MTVAYFDCPAGVAGDMCLGALLDLGVPLDYLQSQLAKLGIADEFELTTETVQRKGQRGLKAQVHLRDRESHHHRHWPEIADQIRAAHLPDRARDWSLKVFEALAIAEGAVHGIAPEKVHFHEVGAVDALVDIVGTCLGLDYLDVSHIYCSALPTGGGMVKAAHGQLPVPVPAVLQLYQSYQVPLYSNGIEKELVTPTGAALVCALSEGFGAPPAMTLKRVGLGAGTQELPLPNLLRLWLGTPLNSAETGTAKTVVELQTQLDDMPPQALSYACEQLYAVGAIEVFCQPITMKKSRLGVLVTVLCPPSAEAACVQTLFRETTTLGLRRQVQERYILERQMQEIPTPFGKVRVKVAEHQGKRINVQPEYEDCAALARQHQHPWQMVYQEALAVALQLWPLG, encoded by the coding sequence ATGACTGTTGCCTATTTTGATTGCCCTGCTGGTGTGGCTGGGGATATGTGCTTAGGTGCCCTCCTTGATCTGGGGGTTCCCCTTGACTATCTCCAAAGCCAATTAGCAAAGTTAGGGATTGCCGATGAGTTTGAGTTGACTACAGAAACGGTACAGCGCAAGGGACAGCGGGGGTTAAAAGCACAGGTACATCTGCGCGATCGCGAGTCCCATCACCATCGCCATTGGCCGGAGATTGCCGACCAAATCCGGGCCGCCCATCTCCCCGATCGCGCCCGCGACTGGAGTCTTAAGGTTTTTGAAGCCTTGGCCATTGCTGAGGGTGCCGTGCACGGCATTGCGCCCGAAAAAGTGCACTTCCATGAAGTGGGGGCGGTGGACGCCCTGGTGGATATTGTCGGCACCTGCTTGGGGTTGGATTACCTCGATGTGAGTCACATTTACTGCTCGGCTCTACCCACTGGGGGCGGAATGGTCAAAGCGGCCCATGGTCAACTGCCAGTTCCTGTTCCCGCTGTTTTGCAACTGTACCAAAGCTATCAAGTGCCCCTCTACAGCAACGGCATTGAAAAAGAATTAGTCACGCCTACGGGAGCTGCTCTTGTTTGTGCCCTCAGTGAGGGATTTGGTGCGCCGCCAGCAATGACATTGAAACGGGTGGGCTTGGGCGCCGGTACTCAAGAGCTGCCCCTACCCAATCTACTGCGGCTCTGGTTGGGAACGCCGCTGAATTCAGCAGAAACAGGAACCGCAAAAACAGTTGTGGAACTGCAAACCCAACTGGATGACATGCCCCCCCAAGCCCTTAGCTATGCCTGCGAACAACTCTATGCCGTCGGGGCCATTGAGGTCTTTTGTCAGCCGATAACGATGAAAAAATCGCGCTTGGGGGTGTTGGTGACGGTACTGTGTCCCCCTAGTGCTGAGGCCGCCTGTGTGCAGACGCTCTTCCGTGAAACCACAACCCTGGGGCTACGGCGTCAGGTACAGGAGCGCTATATTCTAGAGCGGCAAATGCAGGAAATCCCAACCCCCTTTGGCAAAGTGCGGGTGAAAGTAGCGGAGCACCAAGGAAAGCGGATCAATGTCCAGCCGGAATACGAAGACTGTGCCGCCCTTGCTCGTCAACATCAGCACCCTTGGCAGATGGTCTATCAAGAGGCTTTGGCAGTGGCACTGCAACTGTGGCCCTTAGGCTAG
- a CDS encoding MGMT family protein, with translation MKMDTGALTFQQKIYWLVQQIPLGRVATYGQVAALCGWPRHGRYVGYALYRVAPHSDIPWHRVVNAQGKISYGPQRRGTDELQRWRLEVEGIIFEGGDRINLRRYQWQPPQWCINS, from the coding sequence ATGAAGATGGACACAGGGGCACTAACGTTTCAACAAAAAATTTATTGGCTAGTGCAGCAAATCCCCCTAGGGCGTGTGGCTACCTATGGCCAAGTTGCCGCCCTGTGTGGCTGGCCTCGCCATGGGCGCTATGTGGGCTATGCCCTCTATCGGGTGGCACCCCATTCTGACATTCCATGGCACCGCGTGGTCAATGCTCAAGGCAAAATTTCCTATGGGCCCCAACGCCGCGGGACAGATGAATTGCAGCGCTGGCGCCTAGAGGTAGAGGGGATTATCTTTGAGGGGGGCGATCGCATTAACTTGAGGCGCTACCAATGGCAGCCCCCCCAATGGTGTATCAACAGTTGA
- a CDS encoding V4R domain-containing protein: MTMTSSRPQAAAGDRYGVHHLLRKKYPKRHHHYAFWDFFHFDSDSGTYTDWNNARNLLVTEDFIIGLIEGLEEEVGPASSVVMYKIGQEWGRRDAQFFAEWFPSEYGYEQGIKQMRLPYVLEAWWWPCTTQGWGNWEVDLSEQKHGFMFINIFDSAVARTLGDVGRPVCHLYAGLFAGFFSGLVQKELGCIEIQCYAMGETYCKFVLGRQDRIDAVAFWQNEGASAKDIEKRLRSGELVYGEPKR; encoded by the coding sequence ATGACCATGACCAGTTCCCGACCCCAAGCCGCCGCTGGCGATCGCTACGGTGTTCACCATCTCCTGCGCAAAAAATACCCGAAACGCCACCATCACTATGCTTTTTGGGACTTCTTTCACTTCGATAGCGATAGCGGTACCTACACGGATTGGAACAATGCCCGCAACCTCCTAGTGACCGAAGATTTTATCATTGGTCTCATTGAAGGTCTGGAAGAGGAAGTGGGACCTGCTTCCAGCGTGGTTATGTACAAAATTGGCCAAGAATGGGGCCGGCGCGATGCCCAGTTTTTTGCAGAGTGGTTTCCCAGTGAATATGGCTATGAGCAGGGGATCAAGCAAATGCGGCTTCCCTATGTCCTCGAAGCGTGGTGGTGGCCCTGCACGACCCAAGGCTGGGGGAACTGGGAAGTGGATCTCAGCGAGCAAAAACACGGCTTCATGTTCATCAATATCTTTGATTCGGCAGTGGCGCGCACCCTAGGCGACGTGGGACGGCCAGTTTGCCACCTCTATGCAGGACTGTTTGCTGGTTTCTTTAGTGGCTTGGTTCAAAAAGAACTCGGTTGTATTGAAATCCAGTGCTACGCCATGGGCGAAACCTACTGCAAATTTGTCTTGGGCAGGCAGGATCGCATTGACGCGGTTGCCTTTTGGCAGAACGAAGGCGCCTCCGCCAAAGATATCGAAAAACGGCTCCGCAGTGGAGAATTGGTTTATGGGGAACCTAAACGATAG